Within the Arthrobacter sp. UKPF54-2 genome, the region TGCCGGCGTGCGATTCGCGGCCATGGCTACGCCACCAGTTTCAGGCCGGCAACGCAGGCGACGATCCCGCCGAGCAGCAGGATCCGCGCGGTCGTGGCGGGTTCCACTTTGGTGGCCATGGCGTAGGCGGAGGTCAGCAAGACGCCGACGCCTACCCAGACGGCGTAGGCGGTTCCGGTGGGGATGGACTGCATGGCGGCGGCGAGCCCGCCGGTGCTGGCGAGCACAGAAACGAGGAAAACGGCGGTCGGTGCGATCCGGCGGCGGCCCGTGGCCTGTGCTGTGCGGTGCAGGGCTGCGGCCCAAACGGCTTCCAGCGAGCCTGAAAGAATGAGAATTAACCACGACATGGCGGCTCCAATGGCCAGTCTTGTCGCGTGCCGGGTACTGATCCGTCGTCCGGAGGCCCAAGACAGGGCCTTGATTCCAGCCTAGCAACGCCCGGGCGGAGGGGCGGGCGGGCAGCGGCAGTTTCTAGAGCGCCGCGGCCCCCGCCCAGATCTGGAACTTCCGGCCCACGGGATACACGCTGCAGCCTTCCTCGGCTGCGGTGAGGTCTCCGGCGGCGATATCAGGGGCCGCCGACACGATCGCGCGGCCGTCGGCGTTCACCAGGGTGGCCCGTTCCCCGATCCGGCGCAGGGCGGGCAGGGCGCCGCGTTCGAGCCGCTGCACGGTGACGTCCATC harbors:
- a CDS encoding multidrug efflux SMR transporter; amino-acid sequence: MSWLILILSGSLEAVWAAALHRTAQATGRRRIAPTAVFLVSVLASTGGLAAAMQSIPTGTAYAVWVGVGVLLTSAYAMATKVEPATTARILLLGGIVACVAGLKLVA